The Trypanosoma brucei brucei TREU927 chromosome 9, whole genome shotgun sequence genome includes a window with the following:
- a CDS encoding phosphatidylcholine:ceramide cholinephosphotransferase 2, putative (similar to Phosphatidylcholine:ceramide cholinephosphotransferase 2 (EC 2.7.-.-)(Sphingomyelin synthase 2). (Swiss-Prot:Q9D4B1) (Mus musculus;)) produces the protein MISYPFFSLSPPGLVPPPMAVPPVEMYSGSFWNRMRKPLPLRTQVIRFTVVFVIVSFILAVALQITHERMPDPKVTKPLPDLGFELLTKISFLSVVTDVLIAFLSSLSFFTLWKLYLLHRHCVGSGEPELPCNIPGVSRFFLSVWLCKENCRIELRNVHTIAWIRFITSYALLLLFRSLVIVMTSMPTPVDKCQNPPKIENPVKNVILTVLTAGGGSIHCGDLMYSGHTVILTLHLMFHWIYGAMVHWSFRPVVTVVAIFGYYCIVASRSHYTDDVLVAIYLTIATFIAVGHNADGAPWQLQLFIRWLPCCGANSREVTEDSQPVMVAFKSEAVDELRERDDSAGLSCEVSTNEV, from the coding sequence AACCCTTGCCATTACGAACGCAAGTCATTCGATTCACAGTTGTATTCGTAATCGTCTCTTTCATCCTTGCGGTTGCGTTGCAAATCACACATGAACGTATGCCGGACCCCAAGGTGACGAAGCCGCTACCAGATCTCGGTTTTGAACTTTTGACGAAGATATCATTTCTCTCTGTGGTTACGGACGTTCTGATTGcattcctctcttcactGAGCTTCTTTACCTTGTGGAAACTGTACCTTCTTCACCGGCATTGTGTGGGGTCGGGTGAACCAGAACTCCCATGTAACATTCCCGGTGTGAgtcgcttctttttatctgTGTGGTTATGTAAGGAGAATTGCCGTATTGAACTGCGCAACGTTCATACCATTGCATGGATCCGTTTTATTACATCATACGCACTCCTGCTACTCTTTCGCTCGCTGGTTATTGTTATGACGTCCATGCCGACGCCAGTGGACAAGTGCCAAAACCCGCCGAAAATAGAGAACCCCGTAAAGAACGTTATACTCACTGTTCTtacagctggtggtggttcCATACACTGTGGTGATCTCATGTACAGTGGCCATACTGTGATTCTGACGCTTCATCTCATGTTCCACTGGATTTATGGGGCAATGGTACATTGGTCGTTTCGTCCTGTGGTGACTGTGGTAGCAATTTTTGGCTACTATTGCATCGTTGCCTCTCGCTCCCATTACACAGATGACGTGTTGGTAGCTATTTATTTAACAATTGCAACATTCATAGCAGTAGGTCACAACGCTGATGGAGCTCCATGGCAGCTGCAACTTTTTATTCGCTGGTTGCCATGTTGTGGTGCCAATTCACGTGAAGTGACGGAAGACAGCCAACCGGTAATGGTGGCTTTTAAGAGTGAAGCAGTGGATGAGTTACGAGAGAGGGACGATAGTGCGGGGTTGAGTTGTGAGGTATCAACTAACGAGGTATGA